From the genome of Denticeps clupeoides chromosome 4, fDenClu1.1, whole genome shotgun sequence, one region includes:
- the wfs1a gene encoding wolframin, with product MDVRHPIPSAVKAETGPHDHVDADPTLNVSQPTASPPAPAAKSHRQSSLTGDTSSSAVMAATSPGRTDASSKPPQNLEAAYSSPAPPIMSSSTSTTPASTPTINTESQSTNTTPTNTLTSDSSSTTGMAGQGAPPRTRSFAALARRVIIEEKIKKEAESFDCQEEDEDLAAIPIEVLENMARSGDAKAQSCLGKYYLRCAEEKDADANNEIAVQWLLKAAKLGRKDAAKMLQRCWIQRKGITPETEAEVRKLSMESKFERTVRRAAMMMYQKLNPDGKKKLAMSEMLENVNQVNAVSGVPASPGLKPPSVEKQRKVLESMVGCGCDSYVDLDHFVEITKKYAQGIVPIAALEIREEKAQGTSASSTVPSDKDKLHGVPPTSKRRHSWGQTGMILASKRHSGAMKRAMDIKAHFLDLQYPLHIIIEMKERLVDWASRAGVQWLSTIIPTHHVNALIFFFIISNLTIDLFAFVIPLLIFYLSFIAMGICTLRVFHRSKGWENFSTLTTLLTRFEPSLDVEQAENNFGWNNLEQYLYFIISVFFVIFTFPVADKRWIPCSELSTVAIFFTILSYMSLSPTAAAYAQWALITEVASSVFLLANRLPDRMVMLRMLGKTFSAVPLGNWVVLKLSLPCLLYMYLFYLFFRMARVRGFRGTYCVLIPYLVCFMWWEFSVVLLQHSTCVGLLRTCVAYFLLLFALPVLAVGLMVMMLIQMAKWFLELELTKMLVTLAVCAVPVTLRLWTRFSLSILDVLRSITHRGPVKLILICICTVILLCSVYVYNTEDLKVYNSTMTWSQYGQVCGPPAWQRRGMAQAQIFCSHLEGHRVTWTGRFRHVRVAETENGAQSVINLLPVFMGDWMRCLYGEAYPKCEPHNVTAPGVNVSDGNPRPTEASPDLLLRQREEEELCHLKALAKHQCHVKRFDSYRFEVTVGMPLDLSPSPVDDPAYDVVLRASHEFRQVLLNIDSGSMVEFSTKLEGRLGTKLPAFELKAIHCLDCKSSLLPEGRQVKIERNWRQTTQRAMKFAFDFFFSPFLSASIRV from the exons ATGGATGTCCGGCATCCAATCCCCTCCGCTGTCAAAGCGGAAACTGGGCCGCATGATCATGTGGATGCAGACCCTACGCTGAATGTGTCTCAGCCAACGGCTTCACCACCTGCGCCAGCCGCTAAGAGTCATCGTCAGTCATCGTTGACCGGAGACACGTCATCCTCCGCCGTCATGGCAGCAACCAGTCCTGGCCGCACCGATGCCTCCAGCAAACCCCCGCAGAATCTTGAGGCAGCATATTCTTCCCCTGCACCTCCTATCATGTCTTCCTCCACCTCAACGACtccggcatccaccccaactataaatacagAGTCCCAAAGCACAAATACAACTCCTACCAACACGCTGACCTCTGACTCTTCATCCACAACCGGAATGGCAGGTCAAGGCGCCCCCCCTCGCACTCGGAGCTTTGCAGCCCTTGCTAGAAGGGTAATTATTGAAGAGAAAATTAAGAAGGAGGCAGAGTCTTTTGATTGTCAGGAAGAAG ATGAGGACTTGGCAGCCATTCCTATTGAGGTTTTGGAGAACATGGCCAGGAGTGGAGATGCTAAGGCTCAGTCATGT cttgGTAAATACTACCTCAGATGTGCCGAGGAGAAGGATGCAGATGCTAATAATGAGATTGCTGTCCAGTGGCTCCTGAAAGCAGCAAAGCTTGGCCGCAAAGATGCAGCCAAGATGCTGCAGCGCTGCTGGATCCAGAGAAAAG GAATCACACCTGAGACTGAAGCTGAGGTGCGAAAACTCTCTATGGAGTCCAAGTTTGAGAGAACGGTGCGGCGGGCTGCAATGATGATGTACCAGAAACTTAATCCAGATGGGAAGAAGAAATTGGCCATGTCAGAGATGCTGGAAAATGTCAACCAGGTCAATGCAGTGTCAG GTGTCCCTGCTTCTCCGGGCTTAAAGCCCCCCTCAGTCGAAAAACAAAGGAAAGTCTTGGAGAGCATGGTGGGCTGTggat GTGACAGTTATGTTGATCTAGACCATTTTGTAGAAATTACCAAAAAGTATGCTCAGGGCATCGTTCCGATCGCTGCTCTGGAGATCAGAGAAGAGAAAGCCCAGGGGACGAGTGCTTCCAGTACAGTTCCAAGTGACAAG GATAAATTGCATGGAGTGCCTCCTACGTCGAAGAGAAGACACAGTTGGGGTCAGACAGGGATGATACTTGCCTCAAAACGCCACAGTGGTGCCATGAAGAGAGCCATGGATATTAAAGCCCACTTCCTG GACTTGCAGTATCCTCTGCACATTATCATTGAAATGAAAGAGCGCCTCGTAGACTGGGCTTCCCGTGCCGGTGTCCAGTGGCTGAGCACCATCATCCCCACGCACCATGTCAACGCCCTCAtattcttcttcatcatcagcaACCTCACCATAGACTTGTTTGCCTTTGTCATCCCCCTGCTTATCTTCTACCTTTCGTTTATTGCCATGGGTATATGCACTTTGCGTGTCTTCCATAGAAGCAAGGGCTGGGAAAACTTCAGCACCCTCACAACCCTGCTCACAAGGTTTGAGCCAAGCCTGGATGTGGAGCAGGCTGAAAACAACTTTGGCTGGAACAACCTGGAGCAGTACCTGTATTTCATTATCTCCGTCTTCTTCGTCATATTCACCTTCCCAGTAGCTGACAAGCGCTGGATCCCATGCTCTGAACTCTCCACTGTTGCAATCTTCTTCACCATTCTGAGCTACATGAGCTTGAGCCCGACAGCGGCAGCCTACGCGCAATGGGCCCTTATTACTGAGGTGGCCTCGTCCGTCTTCCTGCTCGCAAACCGGCTGCCGGATAGAATGGTCATGTTGCGCATGCTAGGCAAGACGTTCAGCGCGGTGCCCCTGGGCAACTGGGTAGTGCTGAAGCTCAGCCTGCCCTGTCTGCTGTATATGTACCTGTTCTATCTGTTCTTCAG AATGGCAAGGGTGCGAGGTTTCAGGGGGACTTACTGCGTGCTGATCCCGTACCTGGTCTGCTTCATGTGGTGGGAGTTCTCCGTCGTGCTCCTGCAGCACTCCACGTGTGTTGGTCTTCTGCGTACCTGCGTGGCGTATTTCCTCCTTCTTTTTGCCTTGCCTGTTTTGGCAGTGGGTCTGATGGTAATGATGCTCATCCAGATGGCCAAATGGTTCCTGGAGCTAGAGCTGACCAAGATGCTGGTGACTCTAGCTGTGTGTGCGGTCCCCGTCACCCTACGGCTCTGGACACGCTTCAGCCTCTCTATTCTGGACGTCTTGCGTTCCATCACGCACCGTGGGCCCGTAAAGCTCATCCTCATCTGCATCTGCACTGTCATTTTGCTCTGCAGTGTCTATGTCTACAATACAGAGGATCTCAAGGTGTACAACTCAACCATGACCTGGAGCCAGTATGGCCAGGTGTGCGGACCACCGGCCTGGCAACGGCGAGGCATGGCGCAGGCTCAGATCTTCTGCAGCCACTTGGAAGGGCACCGGGTGACGTGGACAGGTCGCTTTCGCCACGTACGTGTGGCGGAGACAGAGAACGGTGCTCAGTCGGTCATCAACTTGCTGCCTGTCTTCATGGGTGACTGGATGAGATGTCTTTATGGTGAGGCCTACCCTAAGTGTGAGCCACACAATGTCACAGCACCTGGTGTCAACGTGTCTGATGGAAACCCCAGGCCAACCGAAGCTTCCCCAGACCTCCTCTTGCGTCAGCGCGAAGAGGAAGAGCTGTGCCACCTCAAGGCACTGGCCAAGCACCAGTGTCACGTCAAACGCTTTGACAGCTACCGCTTCGAGGTGACAGTGGGAATGCCCTTGGACCTGTCCCCCAGCCCCGTTGATGACCCAGCGTACGACGTTGTCCTGAGGGCCAGCCATGAGTTCCGACAGGTTCTGCTGAACATAGACTCTGGGAGCATGGTAGAGTTCAGCACCAAGCTAGAAGGCCGTCTTGGCACCAAGCTGCCAGCGTTTGAACTGAAGGCCATTCACTGTCTAGACTGCAAGTCCTCCTTGTTGCCTGAGGGACGGCAGGTGAAGATTGAGCGTAACTGGCGACAGACAACTCAGCGTGCCATGAAGTTTGCTTTTGACTTCTTCTTCTCACCCTTTCTTTCTGCCAGCATCCGTGTGTGA